The Arachis hypogaea cultivar Tifrunner chromosome 19, arahy.Tifrunner.gnm2.J5K5, whole genome shotgun sequence genome has a window encoding:
- the LOC112777132 gene encoding fructose-bisphosphate aldolase 3, chloroplastic-like — translation MSSAVAADAVATAAARVRLAPSIALIAFAPFVAVVVRALSAVLLSYELLPPPLSSLLLLSSPEDNGLDPIVESEILLDGDHPIERTLEVAEKVWSEVFFYLAQNNVIFEGILLKPSMVTPGAEHKETTSPETIAKYTLTMLRRRVPPAVPRIMFLSGGQSEVEATLNLNAMNQSPNPWHISFSYARALQNTVLKTWQRRPENVEAAQKSLG, via the exons ATGTCTTCCGCTGTCGCCGCCGACGCTGTCGCCACCGCCGCGGCTCGCGTCAGACTAGCTCCCTCCATCGCCCTCATCGCGTTTGCTCCCTTCGTTGCCGTCGTTGTACGAGCTCTCTCCGCCGTGCTCTTGTCTTACGAGCTCCTTCCGCCACCGCTCTCGTCGCTGCTTCTTCTCTCCTCGCCGGAG GACAATGGCCTTGATCCAATTGTAGAGTCAGAAATTCTTCTAGACGGTGATCACCCGATTGAGAGAACATTAGAAGTGGCAGAGAAGGTTTGGTCAGAAGTCTTCTTTTATTTGGCTCAAAACAATGTCATTTTTGAGGGAATTTTGCTCAAACCTAGCATGGTTACACCTGGGGCCGAGCACAAGGAAACGACTTCTCCAGAAACCATTGCCAAATATACACTTACCATGCTGAGAAGAAGAGTTCCTCCTGCAGTCCCTAGAATCATG TTCTTGTCTGGTGGACAATCCGAAGTGGAAGCAACACTGAACCTTAATGCAATGAACCAAAGTCCCAACCCATGGCACATTTCATTTTCATATGCACGAGCTCTGCAGAACACTGTGCTCAAGACATGGCAAAGACGCCCCGAGAATGTGGAAGCGGCTCAAAAGTCTCTTGGATGA